Proteins encoded in a region of the Mycoplasma feriruminatoris genome:
- the rpsU gene encoding 30S ribosomal protein S21, translated as MASVIVHDGETIEKALKRFQKVASSNKAEARKREYHLSKKEKRIYKQKQNRKYK; from the coding sequence ATGGCAAGTGTTATTGTTCATGATGGAGAAACAATTGAAAAAGCATTAAAACGCTTTCAAAAAGTAGCTTCATCAAATAAAGCAGAAGCTAGAAAACGTGAATACCACTTAAGCAAAAAAGAAAAACGTATTTACAAACAAAAACAAAACCGTAAATACAAATAG
- the ruvA gene encoding Holliday junction branch migration protein RuvA, which produces MNDFINGLLNKIDDKFIYLEQNNLGYRVSYLKSDLEQFKLNENNKVYIATNIIDNVLKYYGFKNQLVRDLFEILININTIGEKTAFLILENYLYDELIDIFKNGKTDKILQLKGIGSYTAKLIINNVQKELFNNKISDKKTKVITSLEKLGYRTKDIYKIIINIDEDMSIDDLTKFVLEQLSYLHN; this is translated from the coding sequence ATGAACGATTTTATAAATGGATTATTAAATAAAATAGATGACAAGTTTATATATTTAGAACAAAATAATTTAGGATATCGAGTTTCATATTTAAAAAGTGATTTAGAGCAATTCAAATTAAATGAAAATAATAAAGTTTATATAGCAACTAATATAATAGATAATGTTTTAAAATACTATGGGTTTAAAAACCAATTAGTAAGAGATCTTTTTGAAATATTAATTAATATAAATACAATTGGAGAAAAAACTGCTTTTTTAATTTTAGAAAACTATTTATATGATGAATTAATTGATATTTTTAAAAATGGTAAAACTGATAAAATATTACAGCTTAAAGGAATAGGTAGTTATACAGCAAAACTAATTATAAACAACGTACAAAAAGAACTATTTAACAACAAAATTAGTGATAAAAAAACTAAAGTAATTACAAGCTTAGAAAAACTAGGATATAGAACTAAAGATATTTATAAAATCATTATTAATATAGATGAAGATATGAGTATAGATGATTTAACTAAATTTGTTTTAGAACAACTAAGTTATTTACATAACTAA